The following proteins come from a genomic window of Natrinema saccharevitans:
- a CDS encoding nucleoside phosphorylase — MATQPHLLVDDGDLTDIALLPGDPGRVDRIADHCDESETIARNREYKVVNATYEGRELTICSTGIGCPSAAIAIEEMANVGVETFLRVGTTGALQSGIEIGDMIVATGAAKNEGTSKRYEAVEYPAVPDYDALSALVDSAEANNEDVHVGPIASDDAYYAETDDAVDDWEAAGLLAVEMEAAAVFSLARRKGLAAGAICTVDGNLVEGTQKGTDTEDDELPDKAKNNVGRAIDIALEAATEL; from the coding sequence ATGGCGACGCAGCCACACTTGCTGGTCGACGACGGCGACCTGACGGATATCGCACTGCTCCCGGGCGACCCCGGCCGGGTCGATCGCATCGCCGACCACTGCGACGAGTCGGAGACGATCGCGCGCAATCGCGAGTACAAGGTCGTCAACGCCACCTACGAGGGGCGGGAGCTGACGATCTGTTCGACGGGGATCGGCTGTCCCTCCGCGGCGATCGCGATCGAAGAGATGGCCAACGTCGGCGTCGAGACGTTCCTCCGGGTCGGGACGACCGGCGCGCTCCAGTCTGGGATCGAGATCGGCGACATGATCGTCGCGACCGGCGCGGCGAAAAACGAGGGGACCTCGAAGCGCTACGAAGCTGTCGAGTACCCCGCGGTACCCGATTACGACGCGCTGTCGGCGCTGGTGGACTCGGCCGAAGCCAACAATGAGGACGTTCACGTCGGCCCGATCGCCTCCGACGACGCCTACTACGCCGAGACCGACGACGCCGTCGACGACTGGGAGGCCGCCGGCCTGCTGGCGGTCGAGATGGAGGCCGCCGCCGTCTTCTCGCTGGCCCGCCGCAAGGGGCTGGCCGCCGGCGCGATCTGTACCGTCGACGGGAACCTCGTCGAGGGCACCCAGAAGGGCACCGACACCGAGGACGACGAACTCCCGGACAAGGCCAAGAACAACGTCGGCCGCGCGATCGATATCGCGCTCGAGGCCGCGACCGAACTGTAG
- a CDS encoding carbohydrate kinase family protein, producing the protein MDSITVLAAGHVNWDVTLRVDRLPESDGEASIRSQRQSGGGSAANVAAALAGRGVEVGLIGSVGDDDNGLLARRELEAAGVSLEGVRVVEDDATAVKYLLVDDEGEVAVLGNDGVNEAVQPADLEPSRIRRVDHVHLTGQRPATAAAIAGIADEAGVGISFDPGRRLADREYGEPLALADVVFVTDREAAALFDGGPDGATDDRIVVVTCGADGAEAYAPSETVVHAGFDIDPVDTAGAGDAFAAGFLASWLADRDLERALTTGNACGAVIASREGARSAPTDAELETLLERRP; encoded by the coding sequence ATGGATTCGATCACCGTACTCGCGGCCGGTCACGTCAACTGGGACGTGACCCTTCGCGTCGACAGACTGCCGGAGAGCGACGGCGAGGCGTCGATCCGCTCGCAACGCCAGTCGGGCGGCGGCAGCGCGGCCAACGTCGCCGCGGCGCTGGCCGGCCGCGGCGTCGAGGTCGGCCTGATCGGCAGCGTCGGCGACGACGACAACGGCCTGCTCGCCCGCCGCGAACTCGAGGCCGCCGGCGTCTCCCTCGAGGGCGTCCGCGTCGTCGAGGACGACGCGACGGCGGTAAAGTACCTGCTGGTCGACGACGAGGGCGAGGTCGCGGTTCTCGGTAACGACGGCGTCAACGAGGCCGTCCAACCGGCGGACCTCGAGCCGTCCCGGATCCGGCGGGTCGACCACGTCCATCTCACCGGACAGCGACCGGCGACGGCCGCCGCGATCGCAGGGATCGCCGACGAGGCCGGCGTCGGGATCAGCTTCGATCCCGGCCGGCGACTCGCCGACCGCGAGTACGGCGAGCCGCTCGCGCTCGCCGACGTCGTCTTCGTGACCGACCGGGAGGCCGCCGCCCTGTTCGACGGCGGCCCCGACGGGGCGACCGACGACCGGATCGTCGTCGTCACCTGCGGGGCCGACGGCGCGGAAGCGTACGCGCCGTCGGAAACCGTCGTTCACGCGGGGTTCGATATCGACCCCGTCGACACCGCCGGTGCGGGCGACGCCTTCGCCGCCGGCTTCCTCGCGAGCTGGCTCGCGGACCGCGACCTCGAGCGGGCGCTGACGACCGGCAACGCCTGCGGGGCCGTGATCGCGAGCCGCGAGGGTGCCCGGAGCGCGCCGACCGACGCGGAACTCGAGACGCTCCTCGAGCGCCGCCCTTGA
- a CDS encoding HalOD1 output domain-containing protein, whose amino-acid sequence MTEGRVTESNGCGLRRRIQYDRDADEPPSIAAATALARYHGHEVTAAGTQLYDYVDPDALDELFADTNRGDARATGIVEFEADGATVTIRPDCVEVRPTD is encoded by the coding sequence ATGACGGAAGGAAGGGTAACCGAGTCCAACGGATGCGGCCTCAGACGGCGCATCCAGTACGACCGAGACGCTGACGAACCGCCGAGTATCGCCGCTGCGACCGCCCTGGCCCGCTACCACGGTCACGAAGTCACGGCGGCCGGCACGCAGCTGTACGACTACGTCGACCCCGACGCGCTCGACGAACTGTTCGCCGACACCAATCGCGGCGACGCTCGAGCGACGGGGATCGTCGAGTTCGAGGCCGACGGCGCGACGGTCACGATTCGGCCCGACTGCGTCGAAGTGCGCCCGACGGACTGA
- a CDS encoding DUF63 family protein — MVLPEGFVVPPWYMVVPAVVILGGVIALLWAIEPPVTDRTVLAFAPWMMFGATLHVLYKMSAFPPTIEPLFTAPMVYVVTAIIAGLAWIVGVFLHVGGLQPTIPRFVGVAGTAFFTVFTMFALFQSIQTGTFEPFWPVITVVVAGIVTALAWLALSLWFTDVAATTSTTGALVVFAHTLDGVTTAVGYDVLGAGENVPLSLLLLEAGEALPTAEYVGAGWLFVLVKVALALVIVGLFREYVADRPQQGRTVLALVAAVGLGPAVHNVLLFTVM, encoded by the coding sequence ATGGTGTTACCCGAGGGGTTCGTCGTTCCGCCGTGGTACATGGTGGTGCCGGCCGTCGTGATTCTCGGGGGGGTGATCGCGCTGCTGTGGGCGATCGAACCGCCCGTAACCGACCGGACCGTGCTGGCCTTTGCCCCGTGGATGATGTTCGGCGCGACGTTACACGTCCTGTACAAGATGAGTGCGTTCCCGCCGACCATCGAACCCCTGTTTACCGCGCCGATGGTCTACGTCGTGACGGCGATCATCGCGGGGCTGGCCTGGATCGTCGGCGTCTTCCTCCACGTCGGCGGGCTCCAGCCGACCATCCCACGCTTCGTCGGCGTCGCCGGGACGGCATTCTTTACCGTCTTCACGATGTTCGCGCTCTTCCAGAGCATCCAGACGGGGACGTTCGAGCCGTTCTGGCCCGTCATCACCGTCGTCGTCGCCGGTATCGTGACTGCCCTCGCCTGGCTCGCCCTGAGCCTCTGGTTTACCGACGTCGCGGCGACCACGAGTACGACCGGCGCGCTCGTCGTCTTCGCGCACACGTTAGACGGCGTCACGACCGCCGTCGGCTACGACGTCCTCGGGGCCGGCGAGAACGTCCCGCTGTCGCTGTTGTTACTCGAGGCGGGGGAGGCGCTGCCGACCGCGGAGTACGTCGGTGCCGGCTGGCTGTTCGTGCTGGTCAAAGTCGCCCTCGCGCTGGTCATCGTCGGACTGTTCCGCGAGTACGTCGCGGACCGGCCACAGCAGGGCCGGACGGTCCTCGCTCTCGTCGCCGCGGTCGGGCTCGGTCCGGCCGTCCACAACGTCCTGTTGTTCACCGTGATGTGA